The Candidatus Omnitrophota bacterium nucleotide sequence CCCGAGCGCGAAAGAAAGCGCTTTCTGCGGCTTCTCTTTCACAAAACTTTCCGCTGCCGTCGCGAAAGAAACCAGAGGATCGCGCCTCACCTCTTTTTTTACCCACTGTCTTGCCATTTTAACCTCTCTTTACCCCGCCTATTTTATTAAGGACGTCCCCTTTTTCCCTTTATGGCAGGCCCTGGATTTTTGTCAGGTCCTGGAATATTATTCCGCTGCCCAGAACTTTGCCGCCGTCGCTTTTCATCAATATCGTGCCGTAACCCACTATGAGCTTTTCACCCGTGTTTTTCCTTGTGTTGAGTATAAGGCGGTTGCCGGTTTTGCCCGTCGTCATCACCTCTTTCAGCACACCGACCAGTTCGGACTGCATTTTGAAGGTATCCTCAACCCGCATATCCTGCACGCTTGAAACAAAACCCAGTATTTGAGCGGCAGCGGTATTGAATTCAAGTATTTTTCCGGCCTTGTTGATTGATATGAAACCTCCGGGTATGCCGTTGAGCACGCTTTTTATCATATTGTTTTTGTTGGTGAGTTCCGTAAAAAGAGCGATGTTCCTTATCACGATGGATATTATTCCGGCCAGTGCCTGCGTGAAATACATGTCGTCCTGGCTGAAATTGCCGGATCTTTTGTTGACGATTTCAAGCACGCCGATGGTTTTCATCCGCGATATCAGCGGAACGCAGATGATATTTCTCGTCTGGTAACCGGTCTTTCTGTCCACGGCATGCAAAAATTTGGGGTGGGAATAAGGGTCATTCAGCAATACGGCTTTGCCGGTGGAAAAAACCCAGCCGGCTATCCCCTCGTTCACGGGTATAACTTTGAGTTTCCGCAGGACTTCCTTTGCCGTGCCCTCAACCGCGTAGAATTTCAGATAATCATTATCCGCCGAGACTAAAAGCACCGACATCCCCTCCGCGCCTAATATTTCGCATGAGCGCTTCAAAATCTGCGAAAAGACTTCGTTTTCCTTCAGGGAAAAACTTATACGGGAGCACATCTCGTCAAGCGCTCTCAAATGTTTCTGAAGATCATTTTCCGCCATAATATTATTCCTCCCAATCTTCATTGATCACCAAATCTTATGCCCCTGGGGCGAATCGAACACCCGGCACGTAGTTTAGGAAACTACTGCTCTATCCACTGAGCTACAGGGGCTATAATTTAAATATCTTCGCGCTCTTCCTGCCGGAAAAAGTGTTGCGCAGGTCAAAAATCCGCTTTGAATTTTTGAGTATGAGATCATAATCAAAATGGCTGTGGTCGCAGGCTATGACAACCATGTCCGCTTTTTTAAGGATATCGGCGGAAAGTTTTTTAATTCTCTTCCCGGGCACATCCCCGTAGGTTATAAGATCGTCGTACCACACGACATTCGCGCCCATCTCATCAAGCTCGCTTATCAATTCCAGCGATGGCGATTCTCTCGTGTCGGACACGTCTTTTTTATACGCGGCGCCGAGGATGATTATTTTACTGCCTTTCACGGATCTTGAGAATCCGTTGAGTATCATCGCGAGCTTCATCACGGTGAAATGAGGCATGGCTCCGTTGATCTCCGAAGCGAGATCTATGAACCTCGTATAAAAATTCAAAGATTTCATCTTCCACGAAAGATAAAGAGGGTCTATGGGTATGCAGTGCCCTCCCAGTCCCGGCCCGGGATAAAAAGGCATAAAACCGTAGGGCTTGGTCTTGGCCATATCCACGATCTCCCACACGTCAAGGCCGAGGCGGTCCGATATCTGCGCCATCTCGTTTATGAGCCCTATGTTGACTGCCCTGAAAGTGTTCTCCAGGAGTTTCACCATTTCGGCGGCTTCAAGCGACGATGCCCTCACAATGTGCTCGATCGCGAGGCTGTAATAGGAAACGGCCTTGTCAAGAGACGCTTTGTTTATCCCTCCGATGACCTTGGGCGTGTTTTTCACATTCCACTTTTTGTTGGACGGGTCTATTCTTTCAGGAGAAAAAGCGAGAAAAAAATCCTTGCCCGCCTTGAAGTTTTTTCTCTCAAGGATGCCGCAGACGACTTCTCTTGTCGTGCCGGGATATGTCGTGGACTCCAGCACGACGACGGCGAGTTTTTTGATATGATCCTTTATTTTTTCGCAGGATGATATGATATATGAAATATCGGGGTCCTGGGTTTTTCTCAAAGGCGTCGGCACGCATATCGCTATACAGCCGCAGTCTTTGATGATGCTGAAATCAGTAGACACCGTCAGCAACCCCTTACGGTTGTGCTCTTTTATCTCGGAAGATTTGATATCGCCCACATAGCTGATGCCCTTTTTCAGCATAGAGACTTTCTCACCGGATATATCAACGCCGTATACATGAGCGCCTTTCTCGGCGAAAGCGCAGGCCAAGGGCAGCCCCACATAACCAAGTCCCACAACAGCTATTTTCATATGATTCCTCCGTTTACGGCTATATTCCGGTTATTGTAGCACTTTTTACAAAACTGACAAAATGTTTATTTCAGTTCGAAGCGGACATTGAGAATGCCCCACTGGTCTATCTGCGCCTCGTCCGCGCCCAGCGGCACGAAGAGCCACTTCTTAACGGTATCAACCGCCGAGCGGTCCAGCTCTTCCGAGCCGCTCGTCTTCTCAATAATAACGCGTTCAATGATACCGTCGGCGGACACCCAGAATTTCACCGTCGTCTCGCCTGAAATACCGGCCAGCTGAGCGGAGCGGGGATATTCGGGATAAATCCTCCTGAGCACCGCCCTGTTGGATATGGGTCCGGATATCTGGAAACTCTGACCCTCTTTTCCCTCAAAAAACGGGAGCATTTTATCGGGCAGCGGGGTTTCAATATCAGATTCTTCCTCAAAGGCGGATATGTCGGGACTTGACTCATCCC carries:
- a CDS encoding nucleotide sugar dehydrogenase, with protein sequence MKIAVVGLGYVGLPLACAFAEKGAHVYGVDISGEKVSMLKKGISYVGDIKSSEIKEHNRKGLLTVSTDFSIIKDCGCIAICVPTPLRKTQDPDISYIISSCEKIKDHIKKLAVVVLESTTYPGTTREVVCGILERKNFKAGKDFFLAFSPERIDPSNKKWNVKNTPKVIGGINKASLDKAVSYYSLAIEHIVRASSLEAAEMVKLLENTFRAVNIGLINEMAQISDRLGLDVWEIVDMAKTKPYGFMPFYPGPGLGGHCIPIDPLYLSWKMKSLNFYTRFIDLASEINGAMPHFTVMKLAMILNGFSRSVKGSKIIILGAAYKKDVSDTRESPSLELISELDEMGANVVWYDDLITYGDVPGKRIKKLSADILKKADMVVIACDHSHFDYDLILKNSKRIFDLRNTFSGRKSAKIFKL
- a CDS encoding GAF domain-containing protein, with the translated sequence MKIGRNNIMAENDLQKHLRALDEMCSRISFSLKENEVFSQILKRSCEILGAEGMSVLLVSADNDYLKFYAVEGTAKEVLRKLKVIPVNEGIAGWVFSTGKAVLLNDPYSHPKFLHAVDRKTGYQTRNIICVPLISRMKTIGVLEIVNKRSGNFSQDDMYFTQALAGIISIVIRNIALFTELTNKNNMIKSVLNGIPGGFISINKAGKILEFNTAAAQILGFVSSVQDMRVEDTFKMQSELVGVLKEVMTTGKTGNRLILNTRKNTGEKLIVGYGTILMKSDGGKVLGSGIIFQDLTKIQGLP
- a CDS encoding TonB family protein, giving the protein MTADPVKGAGMKRDLVYSLLLHAAFFLALPYLAIKAPMRFMEVSLSAEMSTVPQDLKRQRRRAQKTEKRVRTWTPGEGEPVPAAKISPEKNMSMPAPEIRDESSPDISAFEEESDIETPLPDKMLPFFEGKEGQSFQISGPISNRAVLRRIYPEYPRSAQLAGISGETTVKFWVSADGIIERVIIEKTSGSEELDRSAVDTVKKWLFVPLGADEAQIDQWGILNVRFELK